A section of the Clostridium felsineum DSM 794 genome encodes:
- a CDS encoding ABC transporter ATP-binding protein, which translates to MEKLLEVKNLKTSFFTHLGEVKSVRGISFEINKGEALGIVGESGSGKSVTMMSVMRLLEENGKIVDGEIIFNGIDIAKASDKEMEKIRGNKIGMIFQDPMTSLNPVLTVGNQIVEGIKKHLKMSTSEATKHAVEMLKLVGIPSPEKRMKQYPHEFSGGMRQRVMIAMAISCKPELLIADEPTTALDVTIQAQILDLMKNLKNKMNTSIILITHDLGVVANLCSKINVMYGGVIIEKGDAREIFYNPKHPYTWGLLRSIPDPTKDTKERLIPIDGYPPDLLNPPKGCPFAARCPYTMEICMENPVLSFKIGENHEVACWLNHPDAPKVNYRKEQS; encoded by the coding sequence ATGGAAAAATTACTTGAAGTAAAGAATTTAAAAACCTCATTTTTTACTCATCTTGGTGAAGTGAAATCAGTAAGAGGAATCTCATTTGAAATCAATAAGGGAGAAGCGCTTGGAATTGTTGGAGAGTCTGGTAGTGGAAAGAGCGTAACTATGATGTCTGTTATGAGATTACTTGAGGAAAATGGCAAAATAGTTGATGGAGAAATTATTTTTAATGGAATAGATATAGCAAAGGCTTCTGATAAAGAAATGGAGAAGATACGTGGAAACAAAATCGGAATGATATTTCAAGATCCTATGACATCTTTAAATCCTGTATTAACAGTAGGTAATCAAATTGTAGAAGGTATAAAAAAGCATTTAAAAATGAGTACAAGTGAAGCAACTAAACATGCTGTTGAAATGCTTAAATTAGTTGGCATACCAAGTCCGGAAAAGAGAATGAAGCAGTATCCACATGAATTTTCAGGGGGAATGAGACAGAGAGTTATGATTGCTATGGCAATTTCCTGCAAACCGGAACTACTAATTGCAGATGAGCCTACAACTGCCCTTGATGTAACAATACAAGCCCAAATATTAGACTTAATGAAGAATTTAAAAAATAAAATGAATACATCAATAATACTTATAACTCATGATTTGGGAGTGGTTGCTAATTTATGTAGCAAGATAAATGTTATGTACGGTGGTGTAATTATAGAAAAAGGTGATGCAAGAGAAATTTTCTATAATCCTAAACATCCTTATACTTGGGGACTTTTAAGAAGTATTCCTGATCCTACAAAGGATACTAAAGAAAGGTTAATTCCCATTGATGGTTATCCTCCAGATTTATTAAATCCACCAAAAGGATGCCCTTTTGCAGCAAGATGTCCATACACAATGGAAATTTGTATGGAAAATCCTGTTTTATCATTTAAAATAGGAGAAAATCATGAAGTAGCATGTTGGCTGAATCATCCAGATGCACCTAAGGTTAATTATAGAAAGGAGCAAAGCTAA
- a CDS encoding ABC transporter permease, whose amino-acid sequence MAETSNKKFEIIGCENNNSEEIVRKNVTYWQDAWRRLKQNKVAVISLVLLIIIVLLSIIGPMLRPFTTNDVNDSIKNIGSNSTHWLGTDDLGRDLWVRLWVGTRSSIIIGIVGAAIELVIGALYGGISGYFGGIVDDIMMRIIEILNSIPYLILVLIVIIVLNSTGIVPLIIAMTLTGWVGMARIVRGQVLSIKEQEYVLAAKTLGAGSFRIIMKHLLPNVIGVMIVDVTFAVPSYIFAEAFLSYIGLGVKPPSTSLGALCSSGQANLMFYPAQLFWPSLIICLIMLTFNLLGDGLAEALDPKQRQ is encoded by the coding sequence ATGGCTGAAACTTCAAATAAAAAGTTTGAAATTATTGGGTGTGAAAATAACAATTCAGAAGAAATAGTCAGAAAAAATGTGACCTATTGGCAAGATGCGTGGAGAAGACTTAAACAAAATAAAGTCGCAGTTATTTCGTTAGTGTTATTAATAATAATAGTATTATTATCTATAATAGGACCAATGCTTAGGCCATTTACAACTAATGATGTAAATGACTCTATAAAGAATATTGGTTCAAATTCAACTCATTGGTTAGGAACTGACGATCTTGGAAGAGATTTGTGGGTTAGACTTTGGGTTGGAACAAGATCTTCTATAATAATAGGTATAGTTGGAGCAGCAATAGAGCTCGTTATAGGTGCTTTATACGGAGGAATTTCTGGATATTTTGGTGGAATTGTTGATGATATAATGATGAGAATTATAGAAATTTTAAATAGTATACCATATTTAATTTTGGTATTGATAGTTATAATTGTTTTAAATAGTACAGGAATAGTACCTCTAATCATCGCAATGACGTTAACTGGTTGGGTTGGTATGGCGAGAATTGTAAGAGGACAAGTTCTTTCTATAAAAGAACAAGAATATGTACTTGCAGCTAAGACTTTAGGAGCAGGCTCCTTTAGAATAATAATGAAACATTTACTTCCAAACGTTATTGGAGTAATGATAGTTGATGTAACCTTTGCAGTTCCAAGTTACATTTTTGCAGAAGCATTTTTAAGTTATATAGGACTAGGAGTTAAACCGCCAAGTACAAGCCTTGGAGCATTATGTTCTAGTGGTCAAGCGAACTTAATGTTCTATCCAGCACAATTGTTCTGGCCTTCACTAATAATATGTCTTATAATGCTTACGTTTAATCTTTTAGGTGATGGTTTAGCTGAAGCCCTTGATCCTAAGCAGAGACAGTAG
- a CDS encoding ABC transporter permease has translation MFKYIIKRFIASIVTLWLVVTFTFLLAHAIPGGPFTSEKKLPPAIEANLKAKFGLDKPLSKQYTTYLANMVKGDLGMSMQYEGRMVRDIITYSFPNSAKLGGVAILFAIIVGLYLGAMSALHQNKWQDGLSTVISTFGVTIPSFVLATLLIYLFSLKLKILPAVGFTTPSNYVMPALALGIFPMAFVTRYTRSMLIDVLNQDYIRTAKAKGLSKTIITYKHALKNSLIPVVTYLGPLIAGVLTGSFVVESIFGIPGLGREFVLSIDNRDYTTIIGVTVFFSAILIFCNLIVDILYVIIDPRIKFQN, from the coding sequence ATGTTTAAGTATATTATAAAAAGATTTATTGCAAGTATAGTTACGTTGTGGTTAGTTGTAACATTTACATTCCTTTTAGCGCATGCAATACCTGGAGGACCATTCACAAGTGAAAAGAAATTACCTCCAGCTATAGAGGCAAATTTAAAAGCTAAATTTGGTTTAGATAAGCCACTAAGTAAGCAATATACAACATATCTTGCCAATATGGTAAAAGGTGATTTGGGTATGTCAATGCAATATGAAGGAAGAATGGTTAGAGATATAATAACATATTCATTTCCTAATTCAGCTAAACTTGGTGGAGTCGCTATTTTATTTGCAATTATAGTCGGATTATATTTAGGAGCGATGAGCGCACTTCATCAAAATAAATGGCAGGACGGTTTAAGTACAGTAATTTCAACATTTGGAGTAACGATACCTAGTTTTGTACTTGCTACATTACTTATTTACTTATTCTCGTTAAAGCTTAAGATTTTACCAGCTGTCGGATTTACAACACCGTCTAATTATGTAATGCCAGCACTTGCACTTGGGATATTTCCTATGGCATTTGTAACAAGGTATACACGTTCAATGCTTATTGATGTTTTGAATCAAGATTATATAAGAACAGCAAAGGCAAAGGGTTTATCTAAAACAATAATAACTTATAAACATGCTCTTAAAAATTCTTTGATTCCAGTAGTTACATACTTGGGACCACTTATAGCAGGTGTTTTAACAGGCAGCTTTGTTGTTGAATCCATATTTGGTATACCAGGGCTTGGAAGAGAGTTTGTTCTTAGCATTGATAATAGAGATTATACGACGATAATAGGCGTTACTGTTTTCTTTAGTGCAATCCTCATATTTTGTAATTTAATAGTGGATATATTGTATGTGATAATTGATCCTAGGATAAAATTCCAAAATTAA
- a CDS encoding ABC transporter ATP-binding protein: MAKNDEVLIEVKNLKKYFNVGQGAILKAVDDVSFNIKKGETLGLVGESGCGKTTCGRTVLGLYEATEGEVNYDGVNIHSLKGRSKKEFSKKAQMIFQDPYACLNPRMTVGDIIAEGIDIHGLYKGEERTKKIYEMLDHVGLNREHASRFPHEFSGGQRQRIGIARALAINPEFIVCDEPISALDVSIQAQIVNLLIKLQREMGFTYLFIAHDLSMVKHISDRVGVMYLGTMVEFAASHDLYENPLHPYTKALMSAIPIPDPKVEKTRQRIKLEGEVPSPINPKPGCRFAARCKQAKPECFKIKPEFKEIEKGHFVSCHLY, translated from the coding sequence ATGGCTAAAAATGATGAAGTATTAATTGAGGTTAAGAACCTAAAGAAATATTTTAATGTTGGTCAAGGAGCAATACTTAAAGCGGTAGACGATGTGAGTTTTAATATAAAAAAAGGTGAAACCTTAGGACTTGTTGGAGAATCAGGTTGTGGTAAAACAACCTGTGGAAGAACAGTATTAGGTTTATATGAAGCTACAGAAGGTGAAGTAAACTATGATGGAGTAAACATACATAGTTTAAAAGGAAGATCTAAGAAGGAATTTAGTAAGAAAGCTCAGATGATTTTCCAGGATCCGTATGCATGTTTAAATCCAAGAATGACAGTAGGAGACATAATAGCAGAAGGAATAGATATTCATGGTTTATATAAAGGTGAAGAAAGAACTAAGAAAATATATGAAATGTTAGATCATGTTGGACTTAATAGAGAGCATGCATCAAGATTTCCTCATGAATTTTCCGGAGGACAAAGACAGAGAATAGGAATTGCAAGAGCACTAGCTATAAATCCAGAATTTATAGTATGTGACGAACCAATATCCGCACTTGATGTTTCTATACAAGCACAAATAGTAAATCTTCTTATTAAGCTTCAGAGGGAAATGGGCTTTACATATCTTTTTATAGCTCATGACTTATCAATGGTAAAACATATTTCGGATAGAGTTGGAGTAATGTATTTAGGGACAATGGTAGAGTTTGCAGCAAGTCATGATTTATATGAAAATCCGCTGCATCCATATACAAAGGCATTGATGTCAGCAATACCAATACCAGATCCTAAGGTTGAGAAAACGAGACAAAGGATAAAGCTTGAGGGAGAAGTACCAAGCCCGATAAATCCTAAACCAGGCTGTAGATTTGCAGCAAGATGCAAACAAGCAAAGCCTGAGTGTTTTAAAATAAAACCAGAGTTTAAAGAAATTGAAAAGGGACACTTTGTAAGCTGTCATTTATATTAA
- a CDS encoding ABC transporter ATP-binding protein, protein MEKILDVKNLKVSYHTYAGEVQSVRGISFHLNKSETLAIVGESGCGKSVTSKSIMRLIDCPPGEIKKESEIYFGEKDILKMGEKELGKLRGGDISMIFQDPMTSLNPTMKVGKQIAESIMIHRGLKEKEAFAEAIKMLEAVNIPNADKRANQYPHQFSGGMRQRAMIAIALACNPKILIADEPTTALDVTIQAQIMDLMKDLQEKLGTAIILITHDLGVVASVAHRIQVMYSGLIVERGTTDEIFGNPQHPYTWALLQSVPRLDTANKGELYSLNGTPPDLLKPPAGCPFAARCKYCMQICKEEMPKETKVTDTHSVSCWLKDERAPKVESPIKTGGAE, encoded by the coding sequence ATGGAAAAAATATTAGATGTTAAAAATCTAAAGGTATCTTACCATACTTATGCAGGAGAAGTTCAGTCTGTAAGAGGTATAAGCTTTCATTTAAATAAAAGTGAAACTTTAGCAATAGTTGGAGAATCAGGCTGTGGAAAATCAGTTACATCTAAGTCAATAATGAGATTAATAGATTGTCCACCAGGAGAGATAAAAAAGGAATCTGAAATTTATTTCGGAGAAAAAGATATATTAAAAATGGGAGAAAAGGAGCTTGGTAAGCTTAGAGGTGGAGATATAAGTATGATCTTCCAAGATCCTATGACATCTCTAAATCCTACAATGAAGGTTGGAAAGCAGATAGCAGAAAGCATAATGATTCATAGAGGACTTAAGGAAAAAGAAGCTTTTGCGGAAGCTATAAAAATGCTTGAAGCGGTTAACATACCAAATGCGGACAAAAGAGCTAACCAATATCCTCATCAATTTTCAGGAGGAATGAGACAAAGAGCTATGATAGCTATAGCTTTAGCTTGTAATCCTAAAATATTAATAGCAGATGAACCAACAACAGCATTAGATGTTACAATTCAAGCTCAGATAATGGATCTTATGAAGGACCTTCAAGAAAAGCTTGGAACTGCTATTATACTTATAACACATGATTTGGGGGTAGTTGCCAGTGTAGCACATAGAATACAAGTAATGTATTCTGGACTTATAGTGGAAAGAGGAACTACAGACGAAATCTTTGGAAATCCACAGCATCCATACACTTGGGCACTGCTTCAATCAGTACCAAGGCTCGATACAGCAAATAAAGGAGAATTATATTCCTTAAATGGAACACCACCAGACTTACTTAAACCACCAGCAGGATGTCCATTTGCAGCAAGATGTAAGTACTGCATGCAAATTTGTAAGGAAGAAATGCCAAAGGAAACTAAGGTGACGGATACACATTCAGTTAGCTGCTGGCTTAAAGACGAAAGAGCACCAAAAGTAGAATCACCTATTAAAACAGGAGGTGCAGAGTAA
- a CDS encoding ABC transporter permease: MESINKDLFKTVSEDRKKTHEKARPSFTYWQDVWRRFKSNKLSIVGLVIIIIIVLFAVVGPIFSKFNYYTNDYSSANLAPNGTHIFGTDNLGRDLLTRVMWGGRISLTIALVASIISFVIGIIYGGISGYFGGTVDNIMMRIVEGVASLPLMIYVILIMVIVGQGMASLIIAIALTYWVDMARIVRGQILQLKQEEFVLAAKTLGASSKRILLKHLLPNTMGPIIVNLTLNIPNAIFTEAFLSFVGLGVPAPQASWGTLCSNALGSYQMYPYQLLFPALALCVTMFGFNFLGDGLSTALDPKMRK; the protein is encoded by the coding sequence ATGGAGAGTATAAATAAGGATTTATTTAAAACAGTAAGTGAAGACAGAAAAAAAACGCATGAAAAAGCAAGACCAAGTTTCACTTACTGGCAAGATGTTTGGAGAAGGTTTAAATCAAATAAATTATCTATTGTAGGGCTCGTTATTATAATAATTATTGTGTTATTTGCTGTTGTAGGTCCAATTTTCTCAAAATTCAATTATTATACTAATGATTATTCATCAGCTAATTTAGCACCTAATGGTACACATATCTTTGGAACTGATAATTTGGGAAGAGATCTTTTAACAAGAGTTATGTGGGGTGGGAGAATTTCGCTTACTATTGCTCTTGTAGCTAGTATTATTAGTTTTGTAATAGGAATTATATATGGTGGAATATCAGGATATTTTGGTGGAACTGTTGATAACATAATGATGAGGATAGTTGAAGGTGTTGCTTCATTGCCGCTTATGATATATGTAATATTGATAATGGTAATAGTGGGACAGGGAATGGCAAGTCTTATAATTGCTATAGCATTAACATATTGGGTTGATATGGCACGTATAGTAAGAGGCCAAATTTTGCAATTAAAGCAAGAGGAATTTGTACTTGCAGCAAAAACCTTAGGAGCATCATCTAAAAGAATACTCCTTAAGCATTTATTACCCAACACCATGGGACCAATTATTGTTAACTTGACACTAAATATACCTAATGCCATATTTACAGAAGCATTTTTAAGCTTTGTAGGACTAGGAGTTCCAGCACCTCAAGCGTCATGGGGAACTTTATGTTCTAACGCTCTTGGCTCATATCAAATGTATCCATATCAACTTTTGTTTCCAGCTTTAGCACTTTGCGTAACAATGTTTGGTTTTAACTTTTTAGGTGATGGTTTAAGTACAGCACTGGACCCTAAAATGAGAAAGTAG
- a CDS encoding ABC transporter permease: MLKYTLKRFVYMIVTIWIVITLTFVMMHSIPGNPFSTGRSLPKQTKINLNKKYGLDKPLTTQYGLFIKNLVVHGSLGESYTYPGLTVNSVIAERAPVSAALGAEALIFALVVGMIFGIIAAFKRNHWQDYLVMIIAILGIAIPSFVLAALLQYFLTVKIEVLPTSGWGGIKYTILPAISLSLGIIAVYARYMRSSCIDVLGQDYIMTAKAKGVSKIPLVWKHVIRNAILPAITILGQQIAAVLTGTFVIESVFSIPGIGRYFVTSITNRDYPIILGTTIFVAVVYIISVYLVDIIYSLVDPRIRLSSNKK; the protein is encoded by the coding sequence ATGCTGAAATATACGCTTAAAAGATTTGTGTATATGATAGTAACTATTTGGATAGTTATTACATTAACGTTTGTAATGATGCACTCTATACCAGGTAATCCATTTTCAACAGGAAGAAGCTTACCTAAGCAAACTAAAATCAATTTAAATAAAAAATATGGACTAGATAAACCACTTACTACGCAATATGGATTGTTTATAAAGAATCTAGTTGTTCATGGTAGTTTAGGAGAATCTTATACTTATCCTGGTTTAACTGTTAACAGTGTAATAGCAGAGAGAGCGCCAGTTTCTGCAGCGCTAGGAGCTGAAGCACTTATATTTGCTTTAGTTGTTGGTATGATATTTGGAATTATAGCTGCATTTAAAAGAAATCACTGGCAGGATTACTTAGTAATGATAATAGCAATCTTAGGTATAGCAATACCGTCATTTGTTTTAGCAGCTTTATTACAGTATTTTTTAACAGTAAAAATAGAAGTATTACCAACTTCAGGTTGGGGTGGAATAAAATATACAATTTTACCTGCAATTTCATTAAGTTTAGGAATAATAGCTGTTTACGCAAGATATATGAGAAGTAGTTGTATAGATGTTTTGGGACAAGACTATATTATGACAGCAAAGGCTAAAGGTGTTTCTAAAATACCACTTGTATGGAAACACGTTATAAGAAATGCCATTTTACCTGCTATTACTATATTAGGACAGCAGATTGCAGCTGTTTTAACTGGAACCTTTGTTATAGAATCAGTGTTTTCTATACCAGGAATAGGAAGATATTTTGTTACTTCAATAACAAATAGAGATTATCCAATTATACTTGGAACCACTATATTTGTTGCAGTGGTATATATAATATCAGTTTACTTAGTAGACATAATATATAGTTTAGTAGATCCGAGAATAAGGTTAAGTAGTAACAAAAAGTAG